ccccccagatCGTCTCCCTCCCCATTTTCCCCCATGCTCATCTAGCGCAGGCCTCTTTCCGGGTCTCGTCTACTACCTGACGTTTTGGTACCGCACCGAGGAGCGCtccgtccgcgtcgccgccatcctcgcctcggcgacgctcgcgggtgcctttggcggcgccatcgcgtacggcgtcggccacatgaaccgcgtcggcggcctgtcgggctggcgctggctcttcatcctcgagggcatcccCTCCGTCATCTCCTCCGTCTTCGTCTGGTTCCTGCTGCCCGACTACCCTGAgacggccggctggctgacggCCGACGAAAAGGACCTGGCGTGCCGGCGGCTCGCGGACCAGGGCTCGCACGGCTCCAGCGAGTCGCTGACGTGGAGGGAGGCCAAGGAGACGCTCCTGGAGTGGAGGCTATGGGTGCACTACATTGTGAGAACGGGGTCTCGACTGAAAGTCAAGGGCGTGACGAATGCTGACTGTTGGTAGATTTACTTTGGCATATCGACGCCCTTCTCGAGCCTGTCGCTCTTTACGCCGTCCATTGTGGCGGGCTTGGGGGTTCGTACCGCACGCAACGCACCGTTGGCCCCGTCAGGCATGGGAATGCTGATTATAACACGGCGCCGTAGTTTGCCGATCTCAAAGCGCAGCTCATGACTGTGCCGCCGTACGCGGCCGCCTACGTCGTGACGCTGCTCGTGTCCTGGTCCGGCGACCGCCACAACGCGTACGCCTCCTTTCCCTCCCTTGTCTtatacatacacacacacacacacctcaCCTGAGTGAGCACGAAGCTAACAGGAGCAGCCGGGCCTTACACTCAGCCGTCTTCTCAACCATTGGCGCCGCAGGCTTCATCGGCTCGGCCCTGCTCCCCGCCCACAGCTACACGGTGCGTCCATCCATTCATGTCCAGCCTCCCCCTCGCGTATCGCACTGCTGACCGGAGCAGGAACGGTACGGAtgcctcatcgtcgccgcatCAGGTGCCTTCTCGTGCatcccgccgctgctgggctggctgtcgTCGAACCTACactccaccgccgccatcggcctggCCATTGCGCTCAACGTCTCCATgggcgcgccgggccagATCGTCGGGGTGTGGATCtacaaggccgacgaggcggccgcgggaTACCCGACGGGCCATTGGACCaacgcggcgctgctgctgttcgtGGCGGCCAACTGCGTCGCCATGCACTGCTATTACGTGTGGAGGaaccggcgcggcggaggcaggGACGGGGTGCCGTTCAAGTATTAGACGTGCAGAAAACGTACTTTGTGCAAGTTCAATGCTGCTCTGTACAGTCCTGCTGATGGCGAGGCTGTGCCCATTGTCATCGCAGTCAACCGTCTTTCTGCCATTGTATGGACTAGATTGTGGCTCATGTCTCGAGATACTTTACTGCCCCTTGGTCATGGGTGTTGGCATCCGGGACTGCATGTCAGTTCAGCCCGGGGCCTTGTGACGATGTAATGGCCAGGATCATACTGACATGAGGGTGCCAAAGGCGCGCGTACGCCTCGGCCCCCCCTGGACCGCGTCCGGTCCAGACGCAGTGATTTGACCTGGACTGACAGTTCTCAATGTACGGTTCGCATCCTCGATCTGAGATGCAGCTGCGAGACTCTTTTAGCCTACAGAGCTTCGTGGAGATTCGAGGAACACAAAGCGAGAGCAGCCAACGGAAAATGGAAAGCCAGCGATTGAATAGTTCCTcaactacttcgtacaggtccgcccacgacgacgggcctTACCAAAACGTAGAACCCCTTCATCCCTGGAGTTGCGGCTCCATGCCGCTTCCAAAGTACCGTTGCACACTCTGCCAGTCTTTGGTCATGGGATCCACTGGCAGCAACCAGTGGTTACGATACCTGTTGACCGGGTGACCTCTGCCATTATCCTTCCTTAGCTCTTGCGCAACCTGGCGGCCAAAGGCGGTAGTCCAAGGGAAAGTACTTGGTGGCGAATTGTCCGGAGAAGCCTCAAGATGGGCGACAAGAACTTTGTACCAAAGGCGGCTGTTGCGAGTAGCCAAGGGCGGCCTGTTGCCACGGTCGAGGACAAGTGAGCGGTACTGATACGCAAATGGAAGGTTTGGCCAGGTGGCGCATTCATCGATGTTGTGATCCGTCGAATTGCACCTCGGACAACCTTTAAGAACACCTTCTTGAGCGGGTCTGGCGCACGTGCCGAGTTTATGCGAATCGTCACCACAGTTTGCACAGCTTTCGGGTTCTGCCTGCTTAGCAGGAGCCTTCGGGATGGGGGGATCGTTTGCAAATGGTCTTTTTGGGCGCTGCTCAAAAGCGGAATTGGTCACGCTTTTCGTAGCGGCCTGAGGTTTTGCTTGCTTTGCAGGAGCCTTCGGGATGGGGGGATCGTTTGCAAATGGTCTTTTTGAGCGCCGTTTTAAAGCGGAATCAGTCACGCTTTTCGTAGCGGCCTGGGGCTCAGCCTGTTTTGCAGAAGCCTTCTGGATGGGGGGATCGTTTGCTGGTCTTTTCGGGCGCTGCTCCAAAGCGGCAATGGTCACGCTTTTCGCAGCGGCCTGGGGCCCAGCCTGCTTTGCAGGAGCCCTCCGGATGGGGGGATCGTTTGCACATAGTCGTTTCGAGCGCTGCTCCGAAGCGGAACCAGTCACGCTTTCCGCAGCGGCCCGTTTTCGGCTGAGGTTCGTCGGCAGCTGAACGTGATGAGAGTTGGCTGCCTTCATCTTGGAGCCCAACAATGCACTTTGGCTTTCTTTAGACACAGTGCTGTCCTGTGTCTCCTTGCCGATCGCAGGGCGAGTTTCACAAGTGCTAGATTCGACCACAGTA
This region of Purpureocillium takamizusanense chromosome 9, complete sequence genomic DNA includes:
- a CDS encoding uncharacterized protein (EggNog:ENOG503NXP7~TransMembrane:12 (i59-79o99-118i134-151o163-181i193-214o226-248i297-316o336-353i360-380o392-410i422-442o454-478i)~COG:G), encoding MAATKAGDDALGFTAQMEDVEATKECPSPSGSDTPRSIHDDNDAAAVAREKALLRKQDLRIIPLTAAIYLLCYLDRSNIGNAKVLNSSTGNDLLHETRMTAFEYTIALMVFLVAYAVFEVPSNYFLKRLRPSRWIAFLMLSWGAITMGLGGTHNYPSVTAVRFLLGVFEAGLFPGLVYYLTFWYRTEERSVRVAAILASATLAGAFGGAIAYGVGHMNRVGGLSGWRWLFILEGIPSVISSVFVWFLLPDYPETAGWLTADEKDLACRRLADQGSHGSSESLTWREAKETLLEWRLWVHYIIYFGISTPFSSLSLFTPSIVAGLGFADLKAQLMTVPPYAAAYVVTLLVSWSGDRHNARALHSAVFSTIGAAGFIGSALLPAHSYTERYGCLIVAASGAFSCIPPLLGWLSSNLHSTAAIGLAIALNVSMGAPGQIVGVWIYKADEAAAGYPTGHWTNAALLLFVAANCVAMHCYYVWRNRRGGGRDGVPFKY